The following DNA comes from Vicia villosa cultivar HV-30 ecotype Madison, WI unplaced genomic scaffold, Vvil1.0 ctg.001839F_1_1, whole genome shotgun sequence.
ctaccataaagtttgtcaacatcaatggtgaggccagggtctttaaaaccggaagtagcagtgccagcatcatcctgcaataacaaggtaaagtgtcagtacaattatttagttaaaatcacaagataatatgtgggacaaacccaaagtaccttgggtggaatattgtctggacttgaattatggctttccacaacgaaagcattactagcagctttcaaaggagactcttcagaggacgctttattaccaggagaaacagctttggaaggacttgcctttctcccttttctcgaaggggtaacagctttgtattttttcttctgtccttgtctagtttgaggaggggatttatcttcgccatccgaaccagtggtcgaagaagctttacgcttcaaacccgttgggggtttcgaactctggcaagtggaaaatgagaaagatgagtactaattacatattgtacaagattgagagtatgagataagtatgtaccgtgggcttcttatcagtgacgagggagtcactcccacttggtttattgcttttagatgtcccagagtcttttggggcagaagcttccttaatcttcctccttcgtgcaacagctgtagttgagactgaaatcagtatatcaataaagaaaagataagtcagtcgaaaagattgccttaatccagaccttcaggtattggagtcaggacacaaacatgtttaagatctatatgaagatgtcctttgaaagtatccaaggtatgcttagtcggaactactcgttcagcgcgttttttggtactctcttgaagaattttgagagcattcccacacacgaaccagtctgggaaaggaggacttagagccacaccaaaatcagcacttggtagtggggggaattttggaggattgagtttgaaagccacttcataacgtagttctggtcgaacatacgagggcaatttcaacttatttagtttggcggaaaacttttcgcgcaaagtaactgcatcctcacgaacagtccgactaagatcatcaggcctatagatagtttcaaagaatttttgaaaagcttggatttctttaatatgggcggaagtacctttttggaaattctcctgcacatcattgaaagctgcagttagttcctgagcaaggctatcagcatcaaaaatttgagagttATAATACTCtgaccaccattgatgaaaatctggggtagagtaaaaagaaggttcaaaaggaataggagaaagattggtgacgtcaacgtatttgtcgattttttgttcacattcctcttcagtcaaatacaaagtgtggaaacacatatggttccttttctcatataagcacttgggtgttatttgagttagcccaaattgtcttgagaccaagttcggttgatagcacatgaggatacattgaccctttgatggtcgaagacggtgggaaaacaatcttggagtcagaaaggcttcccaaatttccatagattcggtttgttgatcctgagatgttggtggaaattttcgagtaaaccatccaggacctattgttctgtgtacaaatggggccatagaaggatcgaactggtcacgccgagcaaacatcatcgaatacgccaggaaatgttcatgaagctttcccatttcttcttttggagttaggtaagctaacctggtcccctctatagttcgatttttgattatgctatcctcctcattgacatctcctcgaaagggaagatgagtttcgaatgtagcattaagccacaattgcaatagccagaaaggaccagcgtaaagtaaactaccagattttaaattcttggtaaggtttgcagcttcactaaggttttcataaagagaccctagaagtagttggctaaggttgagctttttcccagcatgcaattgattagccatgcaaagttaccttttcgcaacttgaatagaccttgaacagaaggcacatcgtgaaagccataatgctagaaaagcaatatgctcttcatcagatactgtcgcttcagtggtaatatgatgcttctggataaatgccgtataagtgacttgcgaatcgttaaaaccaatagtgtcattatccatttcattggggtcgaaggtttcaccagttggtcgaagtcctgtaatagcggccacgtcgaaaagcgtgggggtaaccattccacatgggagatggaaggtgttgtgagaagcatcccaaaaatgaaccgctgctactaacatgggttggttgtattctaaacccgttcttgacagttgaatcaaatcgtatattcccaatgttttccagaaggatcctttttgtttctctaccctttctagccaggcatagtacaagtcaggatctttggctaaagggattgacctaaacacttttacagaattggtcatatagtttaacctaattttgtttaaagctaaagggattgcggttgaagtttcctcaatattagcagatttgcctaaaggagagcgaccgtcttcatctatcttaactttactaactaatggtctagtcttgtagtaagcaggaaaaaacttattcatagattggatactttcactcggtaatggacccataaaggcaagagttttttcagaaagttcaaagggaatgattacctgggaagcgtaaatagcgcgtatttcttcagtgttagggtttggaacgaactctcgttccccagaacgtgttgttgattggagcttcaaagcgggttgaagaacatttgaagatgaagccatgaagaaattttttgattaaagaacaagattctaaaaagagtgaagaCGTTTCAatttttggtgaagaagatgaatgaaaggcggtatagagacacaagatcaagtatttaaaggtttaacggaaaccttttttaaatcttttgggtaaagcccgagagacacgtggcggctggtgatttaatccaacggcggtcgaatgagttagcttcactcctagtatgtaggagtaatgatcaggaagtaaggttaaaacgtgggaatgtaagttatgagaagacatctttgaaaatgacaagacgtttcggaaacagtgttatcagtgattatgacgttagtcagcagtcttggaactttcaaggatcataaaaacgaaatcttataatgacaagaaacgcctatttctgttgattctcgaaacaggcatttattgggggcaatttgttagctgaagatttcgttttatgttgtttatccttcgaaggagttgagaatcgaaggaaagatggttactgatggccatcccttaaaaagtaaaagaatggctactgatggtcatgcttcgaaaaataaagacttctaagttcgatgaagataagtaaacgctgaaagattaatgaaagcatatgtcttcgggacttagacaaaattcatagaatatgtattcaagtattactacttagcgtgtttttagtagtgtttgtttaatacactgccacgcgtcgaagatagactcaggcgggaagatttgaaattcgaagacggtttcgtaaccgttcaacaacagatggcttcgctggaagttctgatgagaaacgtggcagcagattagtataggaccgttaaggtcgaaactagtataaataggagtcttagtgttaggattctgtgtgttcattttgtacaaatcactcacatatttactcaagtatcaagcgttaagagaaagagttcgctgagaaaatgtacgtatgacaccaccattttaatacatgtgtattatcttttttatctttcagaattactgcatttcgtttacttcttgccatttacgtttctgcatctttactttaacgtcatttactttcgaattactttcatgctatttactttcaaagtcttttatatttctacagtttaagattctttacgtttcaattgtccttttaattttttatgtcatgtcacttcgttgaagtcacatttgtGTGTAACAAAgcgattgtcaagactatttgtcctgttaatcgaacaacgcttattgaagaagacaaataatgaatatggttcaaacaaacattgataacaatcttcttgactatgtgtcctaggatcaatctagtcgatcctgcaagtaaccaaatcatatttattatagtttggaagactagcggttgtttaccggaaatcactgtaaacaacccctcacccgaccgggatactcaggagcatctagtgctctactaagtacgctcccctcaccggtggataccgattgcgacaaggtctcctgtaattcatttacatttcaataattattagtggagataaaaatcatttatatattaaaaaacatttgatttaattaaagacacagcattatacttacacattcagtataaactctctgaacatcgggatcgacagcttgattcttgcccacacgagcttccttccacaacacatgtacaggaagtgaagtttcctcacttttagtctcctctaactatgcattgacacaaatgataaaatcgtcaaataaaacatgcacatttagacaattaattaaaacgtatttctatttacttacaattttatcctctaagcgtgcatatcccaaacaccctttttgtatggatacgcgggtttggatgctctcgcactattcgtgacACTCCTTTttcgaaaatcttcatctctttgctttacaaactcagcccaatctttttcatcaaagaagatctcatacttttttggccgtcccggtgcctcttcaagaaagtttccatctttatccttaagataggtgtttgtcaaaaaagctttccaccctctatatcttttgccggccaaactaagtatgtagcgtctacgatcatctggtatctcaaaagtcctctgcaaaaaaacatacgcatagtgtgttagtataagtaatttaaacaatttatcgtcaagataataacaacaattaaccatatatgatatatacctgaagctcgtcccaaatcgcttttttttcgcatccaactcttcgcttttcagattccatttagctatggagaccggaatatgcatacgaacaagtgtaccaatatagcttgtcaactttgcagaattaggaccaattgcttgtttatcagaattccaatccaaatggtatactaatccttggtctctatgtcgaatgattcccttcataatggtgatgcctcgtgcaacttcttttgcttcagtatcaggtggagcatttgtatccgtggcatctctttcttgagcatctctttcttgtgagttttcttgtgagttttcaggtggagcatctctatccggagccattgaacctgcatcaaacaaactaaagcacattagtacactattaataagctaacaatctatacaagtcaaatggaagtcaaaccatgcatgtacaagtaaatcggaaacgaaatcgatacaaatcaaaataagcgtcaaaaaagaaagttgtcggaattgaacgaaatttacatggctatggtaaaacgtccccacggactcaaaaataaagtcagttttccgaaattcagaccctaagcccgacttttgattacgggcagaagcaaaaccgataaaaaaacagtcccgaaatgtaaagataagtgcatgagcagctccggaatcgtcaaaatagtatagttacatgtaaagaagtcaacaaacggatacatggttcaaaagttatgtacaaaatgagaatatgcaccaaaattgaataagtactatactattgaataaaacaatcggtacaaattgaataaagcaaattagtcggaatatgtatactattacctttatcactaacgtctctttcttttcttggtaggattgtgttctacgcgtctcttaacaacgcggacggttggattgatccaaataccctcattatgatcatttctagtacaagattcattctcattttgatcgtttcttgtacaagattcaatgccaacaccaatatcaccttgatgttcaatgttttcatcaactattttgttagataaaagcactatagaccatttcgtacttgtcggatcattgacataaaacacttgtttagcttgagaggctagaatgaaaggctcatctttgtaccctaccctattgagatccacttgcaaaaatcctgacttatccattcgtatgccactattattttcaacccacttgcaaccaaatacaggaatctgaaacttcgcgtaatcaaacaccaaaatgcgctcgataaccccaaaatatgacaaatttgcaaatttcggatttaagtcattcgcacttgatatgtgcattgcttcagctaccaaggtaacaccactgttttgcatagtacttttatcatcctgttctttggtataaaatgtgaatgtgcaaaaggcttgccaaactgagtgctcatatctttcaccttttcaaaaatttgatcacctgacaaaaaaggcggggctgtacgatgttcggcctttccattgaatgcttttctccacccacggtagtgatgattagaatttaagaatctacgatggccgagaaagacattcttctgacaaagctccaatcgtgtcgtatcggtttcgtcttcacaaacaggacacgccttttgacctttattgttgtacccggatagatttccgtatgctggaaaatcattaattgttccaaacaacatcaccctcaagttgaaactttccttcctatacccatcgtaaacctccacaccgttctcccacaaaaactttaaatcttcgattaagggtgccaagtatacgtctatgtcattccctggttgtttaggcccagaaattagcatagataacatcatgtacttacgcttcatacatagccacggaggtaggttataaatcataagaatcacaggccatgtgctatgcgagatactttgaataccatgcgggttcattccatcagtagacaatgacaacggaaggtttcttgcttcttttccaaattcaggataatcagtatcaactttcgaccattgtggtgagtctgccggatgtcgcaactttccatcaataattctttcatctgcatgccaagtcaagtgtcttgaatcgatctcactacgatacatgcgtctaaatctcggaattataggaaaataccataagactttagcatgagacaactttttcttatatcgaggggcaccacatttaggacactcattcaacgctgcatactcgtttcgaaacaaaacgcaatcgtttggacatgcatgtatcttatcatagctcatgccaatagaggacaacatctttttggccttatacgttcgattgggaagaacattatcatctggtagcatatctttcataagggctaataactctgtgaaacttttatccgaccatccattgtccgcctttaagttgtacaactttaacaccgcagacaatcttgtgaattttttacaaccctcatacaacggtttctctgcatcgcttaccaacctctcaaacattttgggacaatccgcaagatcttcttcaagcgcttctgcaatctcttcgactcgatcgcaatcgtatgtgtctgtgcaatcgtcgtttgaagcatacttcctattacaactcaactcagcattcccgttacttttctcaccatgcattgtccaacatgtataatttctatcaattccaaaccgtagtaaatgggatgccaacttattcccgtcaaccttacctccataacagcaacccaggcaaggacacggcattcgaagcgggtcttcggagtgcgcaaccgcaaactcaacgaattcccatacccctttctcgtactctttcgacaatcggtttgaattcatccatgtcttatccatgtcttaattaagctaaacaaatgcttcttggtttctctatcatgtactaaggaattctgtcaagataataaatagctatcatcataatagaatacctaatcagaatacctaatcagaatacccgatttcttaaagaagacattaccttatttcaaggtaatataagtccacaaaccaaaaaactggttgagagacactaaattgatattaaatagaaccataaacaataaactataagcagaaaataacaaactataagcaagaagaaagggataggaacctgagttagactttatgtgggagacgggtaggtttgaatcggcgttgtacaagtagaaaccagagacttcaaagtaactgtaaaattaaacacacacacacgatgcagttaaatacaccactactaacaaataCATCATTGCACACGAAACAATAGTAGATTAGCATAGCAAAGGCAAACACAAATTGAAATGCTTTAACTCTTCATTATTATTCACCTTTGGTTGTTGGAGCAAAATGAAGGGAAAATATTCATTTGGAGACAGACATTCCCAAAACAGCACTTTTAAACTAAACAACAAAACTAGGGGAAATTCTAACATGGCAAATTCAACTAGATTTCTTTGCAAATATCCGTCTTATGATCTTTAGAACTTTTAAACTAAACAACAAAACTAGGGGAAATTCTAACTACTACAACATAGTTCAAACTTGACTCAACAATTAATTTGTTAGACTTAGTTCATGAATCAAATTAACAGAAATTAGATTGAAAATTAAATTTGTTAACTATACAAGCTGCCACATAAGCTTTTTAACAGAATTAAacagataataaaaaaaaaagtcaactaACATTGGGTTCTAAATCTATCTAAAGAAACGATTTAAAATCTAATTCAGCATGATAAGATAATTTAAAGAACAGTAGTAACAATGTCAACCCCAGAAACAGAATACTATATTCTCCAAGCTAAAAATGTCAGCCCCAAAAACAGAATACTATATTCTCCAAGCTTTGGTCCATACGAAATAGATTACAAGGTACTATTTCagtaacaacaaaaaattacAGAGTTTTCTAGACCATGCACATAACACAAAACAAAATGCACTGACAATTCAAGTATCAAGAATGCACATAACACAAAACAAAATGCCTAAAGAAATAGAATCATTTCATATAGATAACAGGGAGAAAATAATAGGGACCAAAATTGTGCAATTGTTATTATACTTCAAGTAAGAACCTCTATTATAACAGTGCCACTACATAAATGATTCTCTTCTCTTCAGCCATGCACAAAGTCCAACTGTCACCATTGAAAAGTAAAATAAGTAAGATATAGAAGGAAAACCTTGTGATATACAGATTGAAGAGCTGTGGGAGATTGGTTTCTCTCGACTTCAAAATCTCCTTCGTCTTCTCTCGAAGGTTCTGGGAGTTTCTGCAGATTCGAAGGTTGAGGGAGTTTCTGCAGATTCGAAGGTTGAGGGAGATAGCTTTTCTAGGTTGAAAGCGTGAATGGTTGAATGCAAGTTGAATTCGTGAACGATTGAGGGAGAAAGCTTTTCTGGGTTTTCAGGGCAGTTAGCGTGAATGGCAGaaaaatgaggaattagggattatgaaacgaattttgtttttaaaaattttaattttaaaaaggctatgaaagcacttttgaaaagcgccttagTAGACGTAGCTATATCAGCGCTTTTAGGgtaaagcgctcttgtaccccacccctaccagagcgcttttgaaaagcgctctcataaccccccctaccagagcgcttttgaaaagagCTCTCataccccctaccagagcgctttttaaaagcgctctcatacccccccttaccagagcgctttttaaaagcgctctcataccccccctaccagagcgctttttttgcatcattttcccttgtttattaattttgtttttaacgaaccctacgagagcgcttttgctaaaagcgctttagtagctgcgctgctacagcttaaatttggcgtagtgtcccCAGTATCTCATTAACCATTGGAATACTGAAGGATATACAGCCTTACACTTTGGAGCTGTTAGACTCATCCTCTCTCTTCATGGAAGGAAGAACCAACCTGTTTTTTGCAAAATAGCTCTACTGGACTCCAGCTATCTCCACTATGAGAATGCTGTGATAGGAACTGTTCTTACTACACTTCATGCAGGAAGCGTGGTTCTCACCATCTTTCCAAACTATAACGTGAGTCTTAATGATAGTACTTTGTCCACCAGACTGAAAGTACAGGTCTAGATCACCGGATCTGACCAAGTTCCAGAAGCCATGTCAGCTACCCTCCATCATCAGATAATATACCGCTTTCAAAATCACTCGATAGATCTTCCTCTCTCAAGATGCTCTTCTGATTCACTATTAGTTGTCACTAACAGAGAAGAAGATGTACCCTCCATAGTTCAGATTCCAAGAAGAATCACAAGGGAAGAATTAACCCAGCTAATTCCCCTTGAATGGATAACCAACTACGAAAAACTCCATGCTGACAAAAGACCTATCCAATCTCAAGAAGCAACTCTCAGAAGATCTATTGACAAGAGGGTCAAGACGATTTTCAAAAAGCCAGACGAAGGATCGAGCTCGATATCTCCGATCTTCTAGACAATGATGATTCAACCAATTCTCAAAGAAGACTGGTGTCCTATCTATGCTGTTACAACAGAAGGAAAACCCATCTACACTGATAAAATAGATGGCCACTTCATTTGGGATGTTGATCCAACAAAGTGTGACCCAGATTGTGACTGCTGGATGCATGACAATGATATTGACAGAGATATCATTCTTCCCAAGACAAAGAAAAAAGGAAGGTGTAAACCCTACCCATCTCCTCAAAGGAGACCTGATCCAGACAATGGTCCATGGGTAGGAATCCATGGGAAAAAGAAACCCCTCTGCATCTATGAGGAAGGAGTTAAAATCCTCAGGAAAGAAGGGTTGTTACCACCAGATGATCCAACTCTTATTTCATGGTCACCAACAGACCATTGTAAGCCACTACATCCTCCAGCTGTTACTCAGCCAATTCCTTGTTTTATGTATTCCAATGCAACTCAGGAGTACGACCGGCAATTCCCTGCTTTGGAAAGAAAGATGGATCCAATCACAGGAAGAACATCTAAACCCTTCATTCATCCGAGTGAAGTTCAACCTGATGGGAAATTTAAACCATCAACTCAAGCTGAAGAAGTTCTCAACTGGCAATCAGAAAATATGGTTTCTCAAAATGAAATTCTTCAAAACCTTGATAAAAAGGTAGATAAAATTGCTGAAAAAATAGACAAAACTGATGAGAACCTCACAGTCTTATCCCAAAAAATACAGAAACATTACAGAAGCCTGAAAGCCCAAGTTTCCCAGCTGGATCGAGATTTGAGACAGATGTTAGAAGAAAGAACTTTTGGCAAAACATTTGACCAAAAGGAAAGAGAAGTCAGAAGTCTACAAGGCCAAGTAAAAGAAATAGATGATTTCTTGAAAGCCTCTCATGAACGAAAGCCCAAGCCGGTTGAAAATTCTTTCTTTAACCCTCCTTCTTTTCCTACATATTTCAAACAACTAGAAAGGCCTTCTCCTTTCTATCCCACCTATATTTCACCACCACCAAACCAGGCCAAATACATACCTACAGCCTATAGACCAAGATCTTCCAGAACTACCTCTACCTCAAAGACGAAGGGGAAAGCTGCCTGCTTAAGCGCTTCATCCTCAGACTCCCTAGATATTACTGAAACACTTCCTCCAAATATCCAAAAGGAAGAAGAAGCTCCTGAAAAAGGTTTCCAAGCCATGGCAATCACAACAAATTATGAATCTCCCCGAAAAAATTACTCCAACACATCAAAACAAAAGGCAGATGAGTCTTCCTCAAATGGTGACA
Coding sequences within:
- the LOC131636820 gene encoding uncharacterized protein LOC131636820, with the translated sequence MAPDRDAPPENSQENSQERDAQERDATDTNAPPDTEAKEVARGITIMKGIIRHRDQGLVYHLDWNSDKQAIGPNSAKLTSYIGTLVRMHIPVSIAKWNLKSEELDAKKKRFGTSFRGLLRYQMIVDATYLVWPAKDIEGGKLF